Below is a genomic region from Thermoflexus sp..
CGGGGAGGAGTGCGCCCAGCACGGCAGCCCGAGCCACCACCAGCGGGCGCCGCGCCCACCAGACATGCAGTGTCGAGATGTGCCCGTGGCGGATGGCCTTCTCGCGCCGCGCCTCGGCGGAGAGTTCTCGGAGAGGGAGCAGGGTTTCTATTGTAAGAGCCTGGAAGCCTGAGCGGTCGTCAGGCTTCGCTCCTGCCAGAGGGCATTGAGGCGGACGATGTCATCGTCTGACAGTTGGCGTTGCTTCTCGCCCTTGAACTCCACATCCAAGTTTTCGCCCTGCTGGATGATTTGGCGAAGCCGTTCAGGATTCATCCCCGCGTCACCTCTTTCCAGTCGTATACAACAATTTTAATCACACCCGTGACAGGTTGCGCTTTCAGGTAAGCGGTGGGATTTTGGATGATGTGCAACTTAGGTTCGGTCAGGGCGTTCTCCACCGCGTAGACCCAATAAGCGTCCTGCAGGCGCTCGGCCATCTGCCATTCGTGGGGCGTGAGCTCCAGGGGACCCGTGGTCGTGAAGGCCTTGACCTCGATGTAGCGCGTCCCCTCCGGCCCGTGGGAGACGATGTCGTAGCCGAGGAACTGTGCGCTCACATCCCGGGGCTCGCGCCCCTGCTGGCGCTCATAGTCCATCGCCGCCCGCATGCCGGCCGCCTCCACCCGACGCTTGAGCTCCTCCTCGGGCGGGAGGGGCTGCTCCACCGCGCCCTCCGGCGGCGCTGCCGGCGGGGAGGGCGGTTTGGGCACGATGAGGGCGACGGCCTCCAGCTCTGGCTCCAGGACCAGGATGTCCCGCTCCTTTTCCAGCTCCTCGAGGCGCTTTTTCTTTTCATCCAGGAGTTCTTTCAGGCGCTGCTCCTCCTGGCGGATGGCGGCCTCCATGTCCTCGCCGGCCTCGCGGCGGCGGTGGTAGTCCCAGAGCTTCTCCTGGGATTCCCGGATGAGCTGTGCATAGGAGGCTTCCAGCCAGCGTTTCTTGATGGCGCTCTCCCGCTCGCGCCGCGCCCGAGCTTCCGCCTGCACCGCGCTCAGCTGATCCCGCACGCGCCGCTGGACCCGCTCGCCGGCCTCCCGCAGGATGGCCGGCAGGTCCTCCGGCAGGGGGCT
It encodes:
- a CDS encoding DUF1156 domain-containing protein, which encodes METLLPLRELSAEARREKAIRHGHISTLHVWWARRPLVVARAAVLGALLP